A portion of the Parasteatoda tepidariorum isolate YZ-2023 chromosome 5, CAS_Ptep_4.0, whole genome shotgun sequence genome contains these proteins:
- the LOC107453982 gene encoding zinc finger protein 271, whose product MSDESFEHDFALVNDSYEDTQEKSYTCNVCNKSFSQKHNLLTHRFIHTNKKLYSCRSCDKVFPSNRDLNVHKRIHSGEKVHVCNFCNKIFSATRDLTIHKRIHTGEKPYPCSVCHKSFSQRSHLITHTAVHTGIKPYCCSICKRSFSTKGDLNKHNLVHTGEKPHSCGVCNKRFSTSSGLNKHYVVHTGEKPFSCTLCGKSFSRRGDLIQHNLIHLGIKPYSCNICSKRFASSSSLTTHRYSHTGEKPYSCTVCNKSFARNSHLTVHYLVHSGEKPYPCNVCGKSFAASRTLTHHKCSYHSEKTYSCNECGDSFASSSTLTYHRFSQHGEKIFTCNICNKSYARNTDFIKHKSSHTNETPDPEKHSVVKPYPCGVCDRSFSFKSDLIRHNIIHTGEKPYSCSICNKGFSTNGGLNKHRVVHTGEKPFACNICKKSFSKNSNLNRHILIHAPKKS is encoded by the coding sequence ATGTCTGATGAAAGTTTTGAGCACGATTTCGCCTTAGTTAACGATAGTTATGAGGACACTCAAGAAAAATCTTATACTTGCAatgtatgtaataagagtttttctcaGAAACATAATTTGCTAACTCATAGATTTATTCatactaataaaaaactttattcttgtAGATCATGTGATAAAGTTTTTCCATCAAACCGTGATTTAAATGTTCACAAACGTATTCATTCAGGCGAGAAAGTTCACGtttgtaatttttgcaataagatTTTTTCAGCAACCCGTGACTTAACTATACATAAACGTATTCATACAGGTGAAAAGCCTTATCCTTGTAGCGTATGtcataaaagtttttctcaaCGATCCCATTTAATTACGCACACCGCAGTACACACCGGAATAAAACCTTACTGTTGTAGTATTtgtaaaagaagtttttctACTAAAGGCGATTTAAACAAGCACAACCTTGTCCATACTGGCGAGAAACCTCATTCTTGTGGTGTGTGTAATAAAAGGTTTTCAACATCCAGTGGTTTAAATAAACACTATGTTGTTCATACTGGggaaaaacctttttcttgtaCTTTATGTGGCAAGAGTTTTTCAAGAAGAGGGGATTTAATTCAACACAACCTTATTCATCTTGGAataaaaccttattcttgtaatatATGCAGTAAAAGGTTTGCATCAAGCAGTAGTTTAACTACCCACAGATATTCCCATACAGGAGAAAAACCTTATTCCTGTActgtatgtaataaaagttttgctaGAAATTCTCATTTAACTGTGCATTACCTTGTTCATTCAGGTGAAAAACCTTATCCTTGCAATGTTTGCGGCAAAAGTTTTGCAGCAAGCCGTACTTTAACTCACCACAAATGTTCCTATCACAGTGAAAAAACTTATTCTTGCAATGAATGTGGCGACAGTTTTGCATCAAGCAGCACTTTAACTTATCACAGATTTTCTCAGCATGGTGAAAAAATCTTTACTTGCAATATATGCAATAAAAGTTATGCAAGAAATACTGACTTCATTAAGCACAAGTCCAGCCATACTAATGAAACACCTGATCCTGAAAAACATTCTGTTGTAAAACCATATCCTTGTGGCGTATGTGATCggagtttttcatttaaaagtgatTTGATAAGACACAACAttattcatactggtgagaaaccttattcttgcaGTATATGTAACAAAGGTTTTTCAACGAATGGTGGTCTAAATAAACACAGAGTAGTTCATACAGGTGAAAAACCTTTCGCTTGTAACATATGTAAGAAGAGTTTTTCgaaaaacagtaatttaaacAGGCACATCCTTATTCATGCTCccaaaaaatcttaa
- the LOC107453980 gene encoding zinc finger protein 271-like — protein sequence MSSETSVNNFPVASNCSVATSADSYSCNVCNKSFSKNSLLRKHKIIHTGKRPYSCNVCSKSFLRRYNLIAHILVHTGEKLYSCNICSKSFSQKGHLTLHNFVHTGNKPYSCPICLKSFVQKSNLKRHQISHTGEKHSCTVCDKVFSTPSFLTQHSLIHSSEKPFSCSICSKSFSQKSLLARHQSVHNSEKPFLCVICNKSFSRKCYLRTHYLVHTGEKPYACVKCNKSFSRKCYLNAHLAIHTGKKPHFCNECNKNFQRKADLMRHKLKHTGEKPYSCNMCNKSFLRNTDLTKHKWVHTSEKPHSCNMCNKSFSRNSDLVKHKLKHIELIVAMEKPFSCHICNKSFTQNVSLTRHILIHSGVKPFSCVMCNKSFLQKIQLRTHYMSHTGEKPFSCDVCSKSFCHKFQFNQHVLIHTGKKLFSCQVCNKSFYRKCYLAQHILVHTGDKPFVCEICNKSFPCKKNLSRHRLVHTGEKPHACTICSKSFTSTSHLRSHYLLHTGEKPFSCSICNKSFTANSTLTHHLRLHTGEKPYSCSECGKCYAQKSNLKVHASTHIKKT from the exons ATGTCTTCTGAAACTTCTGTGAATAATTTTCCTGTAGCCAGTAACTGTTCAGTTGCAACTAGTGCAGATTCTTATTCTTGTAATGTATGTAACAagagtttttctaaaaactctCTTCTAAGGAAACACAAAATCATTCATACTGGCAAGAGACCTTATTCTTGCAATGTATGTAGTAAGAGTTTTCTGCGACGATATAATTTAATTGCTCATATTCTTGTTCATACCGgtgaaaaactttattcttgtaatatttgtagcaagagtttttcacaaaaaggtCACCTAactcttcataattttgtccaCACTGGCAACAAACCTTATTCCTGTCCTATATGTCTCAAGAgttttgttcaaaaaagtaatttgaaaagaCATCAAATCTctcatactggtgaaaaacaTTCTTGCACTGTTTGTGATAAAGTATTTTCTACACCTAGCTTCTTAACTCAACACAGTCTTATCCATTCTAGCGAAAAGCCTTTCTCTTGTAGTATATGCAgtaagagtttttcacaaaagTCTCTTTTAGCTAGACACCAATCTGTTCATAATAGCGAAAAACCTTTCCTGTGTGTTATATGCAATAAGAGTTTTTCTCGAAAATGTTATTTGCGTACACACTACCTTGTTCATACTGGCGAAAAACCTTATGCTTGTGTTAAATGCAATAAGAGTTTTTCccgaaaatgttatttaaatgctCACCTTGCAATCCATACTGGTAAGAAACCACATTTTTGCAATGAatgtaataagaattttcaaagaaaagctGATTTAATGCGGCACAAATTGAAACATACTGGTgaaaagccttattcttgtaatatgtgtaataagagttttttaagaaatactgatTTAACTAAGCACAAATGGGTCCATACTAGTGAAAAACCTCATTCGTGTAATAtgtgtaataagagtttttcaagaAATAGTGATTTAGTTAAACACAAATTGAAGCATATtg AACTCATTGTAGCTATGGAAAAACCATTTTCGTGTCACATCTGTAACAAAAGTTTTACTCAGAACGTCTCTCTCACACGTCACATTTTGATTCACTCTGGCGTAAAACCGTTTTCTTGTGTCATGTGTAACAAAAGCTTTTTGCAGAAGATTCAGCTTAGAACTCATTATATGAGtcatactggtgaaaaacctttttcttgtGATGTATGCAGCAAAAGTTTTTGCCACAAGTTTCAATTCAATCAACATGTTCTTATCCATACtggtaaaaaactattttcctgTCAAGTGTGCAATAAGAGTTTTTACAGAAAATGCTATCTAGCTCAGCATATtcttgttcatactggtgatAAACCTTTTGTCTGTGAAATATGCAACAAAAGTTTTccgtgtaaaaaaaatctaagtcgGCATAGGCTTGTCCATACTGGGGAGAAACCTCACGCTTGCACCATATGTAGTAAAAGTTTTACTTCAACATCTCATTTGCGTTCACATTATCTCcttcatactggtgaaaaaccaTTTTCCTGCagcatatgtaataaaagttttactgCTAATTCTACCTTGACACATCACCTTCGTCTTCACACTGGTGAAAAACCGTACTCTTGTAGCGAATGTGGAAAATGTTATGCACAAAAATCTAACTT